The Vidua chalybeata isolate OUT-0048 chromosome 6, bVidCha1 merged haplotype, whole genome shotgun sequence genome has a segment encoding these proteins:
- the EGLN3 gene encoding prolyl hydroxylase EGLN3, with translation MPLGHIMRLDLERIALEYVVPCLHDIGFCYLDNFLGEVVGDCVLERVKRMHRDGELADGQLAGPSRGVAKRHLRGDQIKWIGGTEEGCEAINFLLTLIDRLVMYCGSRLGKYYVKERSKAMVACYPGNGTGYVRHVDNPNGDGRCITCIYYLNKNWDSKLHGGILRIFPEGKSYVADVEPIFDRLLFFWSDRRNPHEVQPSYATRYAMTVWYFDAEERAEAKKKFRNLTDARKREAPLSED, from the exons ATGCCGCTGGGACACATCATGAGGCTGGACCTGGAGAGAATCGCCCTGGAGTACGTCGTGCCCTGCTTGCACGACATCGGCTTCTGCTACCTGGACAACTTCTTGGGGGAGGTGGTGGGGGACTGCGTGCTGGAGCGGGTGAAGCGGATGCACCGCGACGGGGAACTGGCCGACGGGCAGCTAGCCGGCCCCAGCCGCGGTGTCGCCAAGCGGCACCTCCGCGGCGACCAGATCAAGTGGATCGGAGGCACGGAGGAGGGCTGCGAGGCCATCAACTTTCTTCTCACGCTGATAGACCGGCTGGTGATGTACTGCGGGAGCCGGCTCGGCAAGTACTACGTGAAAGAGCGATCCAAG GCTATGGTTGCTTGCTATCCTGGAAATGGAACTGGGTATGTTCGTCATGTGGACAATCCAAATGGTGACGGGCGCTGCATCACCTGTATTTATTACCTGAATAAGAACTGGGACTCCAAG CTGCATGGTGGAATTCTTCGAATATTTCCAGAAGGAAAGTCCTATGTAGCAGATGTTGAGCCAATTTTTGACcgattactttttttttggtcagatCGAAGGAACCCACATGAAGTCCAGCCTTCTTATGCAACCAG aTATGCTATGACTGTGTGGTATTTTGATGCTGAAGAAAGAGCAGAAGCCAAAAAGAAGTTCAGGAACTTAACCG ATGCGAGGAAGAGAGAAGCACCTCTTAGTGAAGACTAA